The DNA segment TTTCAGCCCTCTTTGGACCTACACCTTTTAAATATTTCACAGACATTTTAAGTGATTTTAAATTTTCAAACTTTTCCACCTTATATACCAAATACATTTTCCTAAATCTTTTTACCATACCCGGAATATAACTCATGCGTTTTTCTATTCGCTCTTTTGGCAATTTTTTCATAGCAATTATATAATCATAAAAATCCTGAAGTTTATTTGAAACTTCAGGAATACTCACAAGAGGATCATCTATTTTTTTCATGTTTTCTTCAAAAAACTCAATTAATTCTCCAAAATCTTTTATATTTTCCACATAATCCAAAAATTCCTCGATTAAAAATGGAATATACAATTTTACCCTCCTGTTGATACTATCTTTCCACTATCCATCCTAATTATCCTATGAGCTTTTTTGGCAACGTTTGGATCGTGAGTTACTATAACAAAAGTTGTACCTAACTGTCTATTCATATCCAATATGATTTCCATAATTTCTTCACTGTTCTTTGTATCTAACGCCCCTGTAGGCTCATCTGCCCACACTATTTTGGGATTATTTATCAGTGCACGTGCAATTGCAATCCTCTGTTGCTCGCCACCAGACATCTCATTAGGATATGCATATGCCCTGTGGCTAATATGCAATCTTTCAAGCCACTCAAGCGCTTTTTTTCTTATCTCCCGTATACCAAATTTTTTTGAGATCAAAAGTGGAAGCTCAACGTTTTCAACCGCATTTAATACTGGAATTAAATTAAAAAATTGGAATATAAATCCCATATATTTGGAACGAAAAATAGTTTTCTCATCTTCTTTCATTTTCACAAGATCTTTTCCAAGAACTTTTATACTTCCTGAGGTAGGTTCATCAAGCCCTGAAAGACAATTTAAAAGTGTAGTTTTTCCACATCCAGAAGGCCCTAAAACCGCAACTATTTCTCCTTCTTCTATCTCCAAATCTACACCCTTTAAGGCTTCTATTTTTTCATTTTTTCCATATAATTTTGTTAATTTTTTTGCTTTAACAATCATTTTCTTCACTCCATGTTATAATTTCTCATGTAATATTATAACATGGGAGGGATAACGTGAAAGCAACAATAATATTAAATGGAAACGCAAAAGAAACATTGTACATTAACTCGGACATAATAATTGCAGCAGATGGAGGAGCAAAAGTTTTAAAGGAAAGGGGTATTCTTCCAAATGTCATTATAGGAGACTTAGATTCTTTGGATAATGATACTTTGGAATATTTCAAAAAAAATAACGTTGAAATCATTGAATACCCGAAAGAAAAAGATGAAACGGACTGTGAAATAGCAATTAAATACGCATTTGAAAATGGATACGACGAAATCGAAATATTAAATTTTTTTGGAGAAAGACTTGATATGATACTTGCTTTATTTGGATTGATGAAAAAATTTGACACAAAAATTTTGTTAAGATCTGAAAAATTAGAATGTTCCATTATCAAAAATACATTTGAAAAAAATGTGAAAATAGGAGAAATCTGGTCTTTTATTCCAATTTGTAATGCAAAATTCAAACTAGATGGTTTCAAATACACATTTGACGGGGAAATGAACATAAAAAATCCCATTGGAATTAGTAATGAAACTAATTCTAAAAATATAAAAGTACAAGTTTTTGAAGGAGAGGTGATTTATTTTAGATGGTTGAAAAAACCGTTGTGATTCTAGGTGCTACAGGTTCAATTGGCATTCAAACATTAGACGTAATAAAAAAACTAAAAGGATATAAGGTAACTGGAGTTGTATTTGGGCAAAATAAAAAACTTGGGGAAAAAATTGTAAAAGAATACAATGTAAATTTTTATTACTCACAAGTATTATCAAATGTCTCTTCCATAGAGGAACTTTTGGAAAAAACAACCCCAGATATAGTTGTTGCGGCAATTCCTGGGTTTAATGGTGTTATATCCACATTCCAAGCAATTAAATTCACAAAAAGACTTGCCCTTGCCACAAAAGAGGCCTTAGTTTGTGCAGGACCATTGTTAAAAAAAGCTTGTAAAGATGTAGAATTAATACCAGTTGATAGCGAGCATTCTGCCATCTTTCAGATTTTTGATGAAAACGTAGAAAAAATATTAATAACCGCATCAGGTGGCGCAATAAGAGAATATGATAACATAGAAAACCTCACTCCAAAAGAAATATTAAAACACCCTGTATGGAATATGGGACAAAAAATAACAGTCGACTCATCAACTATGATAAATAAAGCCTTTGAAGTAATTGAAGCATATGAATTATTTGAATTAGACACAATAGATGTATTAATACACCCCACGGGCACAGTTCATGGTGCAGTTTTCTTGAAAGACGGTACAGTAAAAATACACTTTGGATTCCCTGATATGAAAATACCAATTTCATATGCACTGACTTATCCAAAGAGAATGTATATAAACCTAAATTGGCCAGAGTTTAAAGGGGAAAATTTTATTTTTACAGAGGTAAGTGAAGAAAAATACCCCGCTTTTTTTTATGGTAAAAAAATTATTAAAGATCTTGCAAAAAGAGTAGCATTTAACGCAGCAGATGAAGTTGCAGTAAATATGTTTTTGGAAAGTAAAATAAAGTTTCACAATATCTCAAAGATAGTTATAGACACCTGTGAAAAAATAAATGGCAAAATAAGGGATTTAGAAGATGTTTTTGAAGTAGATAAACTTGCAAGGCAAATTGCAAATAATTTTTGATGTGTTATAATTTACGTGAAATACATTTCTTCTAAAAAAAGGGAAGCCGGTGGAAATCCGGCACGGGGACGCCACCGTAACCGGGGACGAAATCAGTACAAATGCCACTGGGGAAAACCTGGGAAGGCGCTGAAAGTAGGATGAACCGGGAGTCGGGATACCTTTTTTTAGAAGGAGAAAGCCACCTTTACGGTCCCTAAAGGTGGTCGATTTCTTTTAAATATAACCAGGAGGTGAAGATATGAAAAAACTAGGGGTTTTGTTTTTAGTTGTTCTTAGCTTTATTGCATTTTCAATTTCTATTGTAGATGATGCAGGAAGACTGGTTGTCTTTGAAAAAACGCCTGAAAAAGTCGTTTCTGCAGCACCAAGTTCAACTAAATTTTTATTAAAACTTGGATTAGACAAAAAAATAGTCGGAGTTACAGATTGGGATAGCTTTAACGCAGAAAAGATTGGAAATATGGTACCTTTAAACATTGAAAAAATTTTGTCTTTAAACCCAGATGTTGTGATTATCTTTGGCGGGTTTCAACTTCCAGAAGTTGAAAAATTAGAAAAATTTGGAATAAAAACATTGGTACTTAATCCCGTTTCCTTAAATGATGTAGCAAGAGACGTAATGTTACTTGGAAGTGTGTTTGGCAAGGAAAAAGAAGCAAAAATGATAAAAGATGAAATTTTATCAAAATTGAAAGATTATGGTACAAAAACTGCAAAAATTCCACTTAATGAAAGACCAAAAGTATTCTTTACAATTACAGTACCCAACGATGAAACAAAAGATTTATGGACTGCAGGAACGGGCTCCTACATAAACGAACTCATTACTATTGCTGGTGGAGTAAATATCTGTGCACCATACACAGGAAATAACGGTTGGTTCTCTGTAAATTGGGAATTCTTAACTATAAACAACCCAGATGTAATAATAATAGCAGGATATGGTGATCCAAATCAAATAAAAGAAAAGATAAAGGGAAATAAACTCTTTTCATCTTTAAAAGCCGTTAAAAATGACAAAGTATTAATTATTGATGGAAATGATATTAGCTCAATCTCACCCAATATAGTAAAATACCTTGATATATTCTATAATTTCTTTTACGGAGGAAATAAATGAAAAAATTTCTTAATCCTAAAACTGGGAGGATTATCCTTCCAGTTTTCTTTCTTTTAATTTTATTCTTAAATCTTTCAATAGGTAGTGTCAAATTACCAGTTTCTTATATATTCAATGCTCCAAATGAAAGAATTAAATTTTTAATATGGAATGTAAGATTCCCCAGAATTTTAATGGGAATAATTTCTGGTTCAATATTAGCTTTAGTAGGAAATATTTTTCAAACAATAATGAAAAATCCATTAGTTGATCCATACCTTATTGGTACATCTTCTGGCGCAGGATTTGGCGCAGTACTTGCAATATACGCTGCAGTTTCACTCAACAAAATATTCAGTGTAAACTTTTTCTCTTTTTTATTTTCCATAATAGCCTCACTTCTTGCCATCCTCCTTGCAAAAAGAAAAAATATAATCCCTATAACGCATCTTATTTTATCCGGTGTTTTAATAAGTACAATATTTTCTTCCGCTACTATATTGTTAATTAGTCTATCGAGAAAAACTCTTACAAGTGCCCATATTTGGTTGTTTGGAAGTCTTTCAGGGATAACATTGGATGATCTTATCCTTCCATTTTCTGCACTAATTATTCTTTTTTTATCTGGATATATAAAAAATAAAGAATTAGATGCTATAGCATTAGGTGAGGAAGAAGCAAAACTTCTTGGTGTTGAAACTGAAAAAATCAAGTGGTTTTTTTATCTACTAGGTTCTTTTTCAATTTCTGTCATAGTATCAAAAACTGGAATTATAGGTTTTGTAGGATTGATAATCCCTCATGCTGCAAGGATTTTAACAGGTCCCAAACATAAATACAGCTTAATGGGTAGTGCATTACTTGGTGGAATATTCCTCTCTATTTCAGATACAATCGCTAGAACAATTGCCTCACCTATTGAGATTCCAATAGGTGTTATCACTTCTTTTATTGGTGCACCACTTATGTTTATCCTTTTAAAAACTAAAAAATAATGTATAATTCTATTGAGGTGATTACATGAAATTAATGTCAAAAAATGCCTTAGAAAAACTAAAAAAGGTAAAGTTATTTGTTTTAGATATCGACGGTACATTTTCACTTAGTGGAAATTTATTACCAGGCTCAATATCTTTTGCAGAAAAAACAAAAAAACTAAATAAAAATTTTGTCTTTTTAACAAATAACTCAAACAAATCTACAGAGTCTTATCTAAAAGAATTTTCAAAAAATGGACTATCTATAACAGAAAATCAAATTTTCACAGCAGGTATTGAAACGGCAGAATATCTTTTTGATAAATTTGGTCCTAAAAAGGTTTTCATTGTCGGAAATAATGAAATAAAAAATATTTTTAAAAAAGTAGGACATACAATCGTGGAAACTTCAGAACCTGAAGTCGTAATTGTAACTTTTGATAACACACTTAATTATGAAAAACTTGCTAAAGCTTCTTCCTACGTCTCTAAAGGTAAACTCTTTGTATTAACAAACCCAGACTTAAACTGTCCATCAAGCATTGGCCCAATACCAGATACAGGGGCAATAGCAAGTGTAATAACCAAAGCAACAGGAAAAAAACCGGATATTGTTTTTGGAAAACCAGATCCTTTAATTTTAGAAATGATAATGAAAAAAAATAACGTAGTAAAGGAAGAAACTTGTGTTATCGGTGATAGATTATACACCGATATATTATTGGGAAAAAGAGCAGGTGTTCTAACTATTTTGGTTCTAACTGGAGAGGCTAAAGAAAGTGATATTACAAATATAAAACCTGATATAATTGCAAAGGATATCGGTGAAATTTCACAACACATCAGGTGATAAAAAGTGATAAAATACAATCTTAGGATGAAAAGAGTTGAAAAATTAGTTGAACTTGCACAAAGCGGATTAATTGAAGCATTAGAATTGATAATTGAAAAGTATTATCCAATGGTCGTAAAAATATCATCAAAATATTATGCTCCATGGGCAGAATTTGAAGACATAATCCAAAATGGTCTTATCGGACTTATCAAAGCCGTTTTTTACTTTGACTCTGAAAAAAGTTCTTTTAATTCCTTTGCATGGAGAAGCATAGAAAGCGAAATTAAAACTTTTATAACATATCTAAATAGAAGAAAAAATAAAATCCTTTCAGAATCATCGAGCATAGATAGTCTAAATGAAGCAGAGGGATCAGAACAAGCAGATTATTCACTAGAAGATAAGAACTCAAGTGTTATAAAAAACGCATTTATTCAAATAATAAAAGAAAAAATCATGAACTATCTCAAAGATATAGAAATAGATATTTTTGAAATGTGGTTGGAAGGCTACACATACAAAGAAATCGAAAAAAAGCTAAACATAAATTTAAAAAAAATAGATAACACTGTACAAAAAATTAAAAGGATCGGAAAAACAAAAATTGACAAATTCATACTGGATCAAATTTTCTCTAATTAACCCTCATTCCCCCCTAAATATAGACATTTCATAAAATTATTTTCACAACTAATAAAAAAATAAAGAGACCGGAAAATAACCGGTCTTATCTGGTGGAGGCGGCGGGAATCGAACCCGCGTCCGAAAGCAGAACCCTCCGAGCTTCTCCGAGCGCAGTCCGTGTTTTTTATTCGGAGCCAAGATGCCCACGGACAGGCTTCTTGACTCCTATCCTCCCTCTAATTTCGCGGCTTTGAGTGGAAGGAAGACTCAAAGCCACTAGACCGGTTATGTCACGCCCTATCCAGAACCCCGGTCAAATCCTGGTAGGACGGCAGCTTTTTAAATTAAGCTGCTAATGCTAATTCTTCATTGGCATTTATCTTTTCCCCGTGCTTTTTTACGAGAAGCACGGAAAACTCGGCTCGCTTCTCGGAGGATTCCACCCCCGTCGAAACCAGTTCGCCCCCTCAATATGGGACCTTAAACGTAATTTTTTGTTCAAAAAAAGGTCCCATTCTGGGGACCTGGTGCCGAGGGCGGGACTTGAACCCGCACGGGCTATACGCCCACATGGCCCTCAACCATGCGTGTCTGCCTATTCCACCACCTCGGCTCACAATTCCTATTATATCATTAAACATTAATTCCGTCAACATTATTTTATGATTTTTTCGCGTGTGTTCTTCACACAATTCATAAAATTTTACCAATCACTTTAAAAAAATAAATATATCTCAAATACTTTTAAAAAATATATTAAAACAAAAAATCAAAAATTTTTTCTAAAATATTCTAACTAAAATAATAAAAAAACAAAAATGGGGTATAAAAAATCCATTTCCATCCTTTTCAGAAAAAATATCTTTCCAACTACATGGGGAAAGAAGGTGCCAATTTACATAAAATGGAAAAATCCAAATAGTTTTTTGACTTCCATACAAGCAAAAAAACACAGAAAAAGACACAAAAGATAAAAAAAGGCAATTGAAAATTGAATTTACTAGCCAATATGAAACTAATCAGCTACCCAAATGTTAAAAAATGTTCTATAAATCACAACTATCATTTTACAACCTTTGGTCAAAATTTAGGAGTTGTTGGAGTAAATAGTGAATATACCTAAGCTCATAAAAAGTAAAAGAAAAAGCATAAATTGAAAAACTTTTTTCTGAAATATTGTTTATTAATAACGCATGTCTTGGTTAATATTAGCAATATAAACAATAACATTAAATATGAATTATATAAACCAGCACTCCTATTCCAAAAAACACAAAACCGTAAAAGTGGAATTTTAACAGGAATGATTTTGCTCTTCCATATTTCATTTTGTAAAGCCTGTACGTTATCAGGTTTGCCATAGAACTGATCAAAGTTCCACATCCCCCAACATTTACACCCCATAACAACGCTTTCCAATCTTTGGTAAAATCTGCAAAAAGTAATGCACTAGGAACATTACTCACTACTTGACTTCCCAACGCTGAGAAAAAAAATACTTCAAGTGATCCGTTAAGTTCGAATTTTAAAATATGCATTAGATTGTCCGTAAAACCAAAAAATGCGAAGAACGTAGCTAACAAGAGATAATCAACCATTAAACTTCTTCTATCATACAAAATAGCATAGAGAACAGGCACTCCTCCAATTTCTATAGGCAAAATTTTTAATACAGAAAGGGCAAATAACAGAAAAGAAATCAAATAAACATACGCCTTGGTACTATGTTTTTTTATCTCCAATGCTTTACTTCTCTTTGCTCTACATTTTCCCACAAAGCTGAACAGCAGTATCACAATAAGTGTTATACCGCTGAACGGTGCGATAGTTTTAACAAACTCCAGAGGATGAAGATTGTAATAGTAATAAATGAATATGTTCTGAGGGTTTCCAAAAGGTGTAAGTGAAGATGCGACGTTGGCTGTAATAGTTTCTAAAACTACAATAAGTTCCTTCCTTTCAATTTTCATTGATAAGGTTAGAGGTATCACTACAAAAAGTGCAACATCATTCGTTACAAACATAGAAAGCAGCGCTGCAAAAAATATCAATTTCTGTGGCAAATAACGTTTCTGCGAAAGTTTTAAAGAAACATTGTGAAAAAAGCCACTCTTTTCAAGACCTTTGACCATCACGAGAAATACAAAAAGAACGTAAAGGACCTTGAAATCGGCAAGATTGTACATGGGAAAACGCTTCAGCCAGAGACTTGTCACGACCAATCCCGAAAGAGTAAGTATAAAAAACCACTCATCCAACAAGTTTGATACAAATATCTTTATGTTCATACATCGCCTCCATTATCCATCCGTTACCATACTCCTCTTCCAGTAAACCACAAACTACTTTTCTTCATCCCTCTTTCTCATTACAGATTTTGAAAAAGATAGTTAGATCCTCCTATCAAATTGTCGAAATGGCAGAAAAGACCATAATCTCGAATAAATACAAGAAATCCCAAAGAATTTTCATCTCTTTCAGGAAAGAGTACCTTTCCAACTCTTACGTTCTTCAACCCGCATGAATACTTTTATTTCAACTCATTTTTTCCGTACCTATTCCCATCCTATCATTTTTTTGCAAAATGTCCCTCTTTTTTCTTTCACTTTCCATTTATTTATGCGGTTCCCAGACCTTTTTTCGGTTTTCATTTATTCATACGGTTTCACAAAATTCTTAATTCAGACCAAATAAATATGGATTAAATATTATTTGCTATTGTGTTATTGTTTTATTTTCATCTATGCATCCACATAATTATATAATACTTCTTACTTTTTTCAAGTTTTTTACACTTAATATTCTTGGATTCTATAATTAAAATTCTTTCTTTAATTTTCTTATTAGATATGATAAAACAACCACATCTAAAAGTCATGTTTATTTATAAAACTCTATTTAACTTTGCCATTTCTAATGCTACCATAGCAGCCTCAAATCCTTTATTTCCCAGTTTTGCCCCAGATCTATTTATTGCTTGTTCCAAAGTATCCGCAGTTATTATACCAAATGATATTGGTACTTTTCCTTCCAAGTTTAATTGCATCACTGCCTTTGAAATTTCATTTGCCACAACATCAAAATGATACGTTTCACCCCTTATTATTGCCCCCAAAGCTATTATTGCATCATAATTCTTGTTAATCATTTTTTTTAACACAAATCCTATTTCCATACTACCTGGTACCTTTATGATATCAATATTATTTACTCCATGCCTTTTTAAACAATCTAGTGCACCTTCCAATAACATTTTGGTGATTTGTGAATTAAATCTTGAAACAACTACACCAATTTTTAATCCCTCACATCTTTCAAAATTACCTTCAATCATACTTTCTCTCCTTTCAATTTTATTTTATGACCCATTTTATTAACCTTAGTTTTCAAATATTTTTCATTGTATTTATTTATATTCCCATAAATTGAAACTGTTTCAACTTTAATACCGTATTTTTCCAACTCAATCTCTTTTCTTGGGTTATTAGTAAGCAACTTTATCCTCTTTACACCAAGTTTTTCCAAAATTAAATATGCTATGTAATAATCTCTTTCATCTTCTCTAAAACCTAAAATTAAATTGGCATCAACTGTATCAAAACCTCTATCTTGTAATTCATAAGATTTAATTTTATTGTTTAATCCTATACCTCTTCCTTCTTGCCTTAAATAAATTAAAATTCCGCCATTTTTTGAAATTATCTTCAAAGATTTTTCAAGTTGATCACCACAATCACACCTAAGTGAATGAAAAATATCTCCTGTTGCACATTCAGAATGAATCCTAACAAATGGAATATCAAAAAATGGTCTTTTTACAATTGCAACGTGTTCTTTTTTATCATAATTGTTTTTAAAAGTATAAATTTCAAAATTTTCATCAAATTTTGTGGGAAGTTTTACTTTAGTTTCAATTTGGAATACTTCTTTGTTATATTCTTTGTATAAATCTTTAATATCTACAATTTCTAAATTGTACTTCTTTGAAAATGCCATAATATATTTAAAATCGTGTGAATTTCCATCATTATTAAGCATTTCTATTATTACCCCATATGGTGAAAAACCCAATTTCTTTGATAAAAATGTAGCAGCTTCAGTGTGTCCCCATCTTTCTTCCTTTGCACCAAGTAAAAACACATGCCCGGGATAAAAAAAGTGTGAAATATCAACCCCCTCACTTACTTTTTTTATTGTCCTACACCTCTCAACAGCAGAAATACCCGTTCCTTTTCCATAATCAAC comes from the Thermosipho affectus genome and includes:
- a CDS encoding SLC13 family permease, translating into MNIKIFVSNLLDEWFFILTLSGLVVTSLWLKRFPMYNLADFKVLYVLFVFLVMVKGLEKSGFFHNVSLKLSQKRYLPQKLIFFAALLSMFVTNDVALFVVIPLTLSMKIERKELIVVLETITANVASSLTPFGNPQNIFIYYYYNLHPLEFVKTIAPFSGITLIVILLFSFVGKCRAKRSKALEIKKHSTKAYVYLISFLLFALSVLKILPIEIGGVPVLYAILYDRRSLMVDYLLLATFFAFFGFTDNLMHILKFELNGSLEVFFFSALGSQVVSNVPSALLFADFTKDWKALLWGVNVGGCGTLISSMANLITYRLYKMKYGRAKSFLLKFHFYGFVFFGIGVLVYIIHI
- a CDS encoding HAD-IIA family hydrolase — its product is MKLMSKNALEKLKKVKLFVLDIDGTFSLSGNLLPGSISFAEKTKKLNKNFVFLTNNSNKSTESYLKEFSKNGLSITENQIFTAGIETAEYLFDKFGPKKVFIVGNNEIKNIFKKVGHTIVETSEPEVVIVTFDNTLNYEKLAKASSYVSKGKLFVLTNPDLNCPSSIGPIPDTGAIASVITKATGKKPDIVFGKPDPLILEMIMKKNNVVKEETCVIGDRLYTDILLGKRAGVLTILVLTGEAKESDITNIKPDIIAKDIGEISQHIR
- a CDS encoding ABC transporter substrate-binding protein, coding for MKKLGVLFLVVLSFIAFSISIVDDAGRLVVFEKTPEKVVSAAPSSTKFLLKLGLDKKIVGVTDWDSFNAEKIGNMVPLNIEKILSLNPDVVIIFGGFQLPEVEKLEKFGIKTLVLNPVSLNDVARDVMLLGSVFGKEKEAKMIKDEILSKLKDYGTKTAKIPLNERPKVFFTITVPNDETKDLWTAGTGSYINELITIAGGVNICAPYTGNNGWFSVNWEFLTINNPDVIIIAGYGDPNQIKEKIKGNKLFSSLKAVKNDKVLIIDGNDISSISPNIVKYLDIFYNFFYGGNK
- a CDS encoding FecCD family ABC transporter permease, with product MKKFLNPKTGRIILPVFFLLILFLNLSIGSVKLPVSYIFNAPNERIKFLIWNVRFPRILMGIISGSILALVGNIFQTIMKNPLVDPYLIGTSSGAGFGAVLAIYAAVSLNKIFSVNFFSFLFSIIASLLAILLAKRKNIIPITHLILSGVLISTIFSSATILLISLSRKTLTSAHIWLFGSLSGITLDDLILPFSALIILFLSGYIKNKELDAIALGEEEAKLLGVETEKIKWFFYLLGSFSISVIVSKTGIIGFVGLIIPHAARILTGPKHKYSLMGSALLGGIFLSISDTIARTIASPIEIPIGVITSFIGAPLMFILLKTKK
- a CDS encoding thiamine diphosphokinase codes for the protein MKATIILNGNAKETLYINSDIIIAADGGAKVLKERGILPNVIIGDLDSLDNDTLEYFKKNNVEIIEYPKEKDETDCEIAIKYAFENGYDEIEILNFFGERLDMILALFGLMKKFDTKILLRSEKLECSIIKNTFEKNVKIGEIWSFIPICNAKFKLDGFKYTFDGEMNIKNPIGISNETNSKNIKVQVFEGEVIYFRWLKKPL
- a CDS encoding ABC transporter ATP-binding protein; its protein translation is MIVKAKKLTKLYGKNEKIEALKGVDLEIEEGEIVAVLGPSGCGKTTLLNCLSGLDEPTSGSIKVLGKDLVKMKEDEKTIFRSKYMGFIFQFFNLIPVLNAVENVELPLLISKKFGIREIRKKALEWLERLHISHRAYAYPNEMSGGEQQRIAIARALINNPKIVWADEPTGALDTKNSEEIMEIILDMNRQLGTTFVIVTHDPNVAKKAHRIIRMDSGKIVSTGG
- the ribH gene encoding 6,7-dimethyl-8-ribityllumazine synthase, producing the protein MIEGNFERCEGLKIGVVVSRFNSQITKMLLEGALDCLKRHGVNNIDIIKVPGSMEIGFVLKKMINKNYDAIIALGAIIRGETYHFDVVANEISKAVMQLNLEGKVPISFGIITADTLEQAINRSGAKLGNKGFEAAMVALEMAKLNRVL
- a CDS encoding bifunctional 3,4-dihydroxy-2-butanone-4-phosphate synthase/GTP cyclohydrolase II; this encodes MKPFILIDSERELEGDLFIPAQVCDEKVINFFLKEGRGLLCLATDEENLLGKGFFRLPNNGAKTNFFIPVDYGKGTGISAVERCRTIKKVSEGVDISHFFYPGHVFLLGAKEERWGHTEAATFLSKKLGFSPYGVIIEMLNNDGNSHDFKYIMAFSKKYNLEIVDIKDLYKEYNKEVFQIETKVKLPTKFDENFEIYTFKNNYDKKEHVAIVKRPFFDIPFVRIHSECATGDIFHSLRCDCGDQLEKSLKIISKNGGILIYLRQEGRGIGLNNKIKSYELQDRGFDTVDANLILGFREDERDYYIAYLILEKLGVKRIKLLTNNPRKEIELEKYGIKVETVSIYGNINKYNEKYLKTKVNKMGHKIKLKGEKV
- a CDS encoding 1-deoxy-D-xylulose-5-phosphate reductoisomerase; this translates as MVEKTVVILGATGSIGIQTLDVIKKLKGYKVTGVVFGQNKKLGEKIVKEYNVNFYYSQVLSNVSSIEELLEKTTPDIVVAAIPGFNGVISTFQAIKFTKRLALATKEALVCAGPLLKKACKDVELIPVDSEHSAIFQIFDENVEKILITASGGAIREYDNIENLTPKEILKHPVWNMGQKITVDSSTMINKAFEVIEAYELFELDTIDVLIHPTGTVHGAVFLKDGTVKIHFGFPDMKIPISYALTYPKRMYINLNWPEFKGENFIFTEVSEEKYPAFFYGKKIIKDLAKRVAFNAADEVAVNMFLESKIKFHNISKIVIDTCEKINGKIRDLEDVFEVDKLARQIANNF
- a CDS encoding sigma-70 family RNA polymerase sigma factor is translated as MIKYNLRMKRVEKLVELAQSGLIEALELIIEKYYPMVVKISSKYYAPWAEFEDIIQNGLIGLIKAVFYFDSEKSSFNSFAWRSIESEIKTFITYLNRRKNKILSESSSIDSLNEAEGSEQADYSLEDKNSSVIKNAFIQIIKEKIMNYLKDIEIDIFEMWLEGYTYKEIEKKLNINLKKIDNTVQKIKRIGKTKIDKFILDQIFSN